AATGAAAACAGACAACACATACAAAATCAGCATGATACGGTACAAGTTGAGATTTCCTTCTAACAAAAGATCAAAATCAGCATGATACGGTACAAGTTGAGATTTCCTTCTAACAAAAGATCAAAATCAGCATGATACGGTACAAGTTGAGATTTCCTTCTAACAAAAGATCAAAATCAGCATGATACGGTACAAGTTGAAAGTAAAGATTTCCTTCTAACAAAAGATCACTGAATTCAAGTCTGAAAACAAAGAGCCTTTTATATCAGGAAGTTAGAAGTAGAAGACTGATATGACAAGACAAAGAGAATATTATATATAGCACTTCTTTCTTTCCTCAATATAAAACtgttttgaattatctcccttgaagtATGTTAGAAACACAGGGGTTATCTCCCTcttgtaataaaaatattttccaaaaagaAAAGTTGCCTTTTTGAAGCAGTTAGTGTGAACTTGGCTTAAAGTTAGTAGTGTGGATATTAGCTTAAAGTCTACGGATAATACAACTAAGAACTAACAGTATCAACGTGCAAGCATAAACAATGTGACAGATTAGTAAAGTGTTGACTAGAGCAACTGAGAATTTTAACATGAATTTCATCTTGCTGGAAGTACAGCTATTGATGAATAGGAGTTGAAGCCTCACTAATTTAGTGAAATAGGAGACAACTGAAATAACTATGATGAGCCtttcagaatatatatatttgtatttactgtATTCACTGGCAAATAATTTATCTTAAATCCCCAAAGAGTCTTTCTCAATCATGGTAAAAATCAAAgttgaaaaccatgaaaaattcAGAGCAAATATCTACATCAATTTTTAGTCCAATCACAATTCTGCATTGGTCACTTTTAATTTTCATGTAAACAATTTTTCTGTACAAATCTCTTGCATCCATATTTTTCAAATAGAAATTTCCCAAAATATAAACAATGCTTATCATACAGAGGTCAAgttatatatacaatatgtattcTGACAAGCTCATGCTAGAAGATAAACAAGTTTTTCATAGTgagtattttttttctgtaacaaaCCTTAGTGCTGGTCTCAACAGGGGAACTACCGCTGTCAGTAGAATCCTAAAAATGACAAATGTGCATGCCGTAATGTAAAGGGGAAACAATTCAAAAGTACACACGACAAATGATAAACACGGACACAACTGTGAACCTCAATGAACGATCAAATGCATGATTATGCACCAACGATTCAAAAGAGCATGTTAAAACAAGCAAACAATTTGCATGCAGAAAATGCTAAAAGTCGTCcttttattatttctaattttagCAGCTAATGAGAATTAAGCAATAATGGTTTCCATTTAATTATTTCTGCTTCAATGGTAAGTACATTAATACTTTATTTAACAGTATTGCTGTTAAGGTAATTTCTTTCTTTATCAATTTTTACAAAACTCAGTGTTTAAATTATAAgtagcattaaaaaaaaaagaaaatattttaagaatctCTAAACcacatttaaaaacttaaaaataaaatttacaaaccATTGTACTTAGAATGTCCTACTATAATGAAAGAACAAGGAAATCTTAGTCCTCAAGATTATAAATGACTAATTTGTTTCTTATTTCCTGTTGAAATCTACATACAACTTAAGCCAGGGTTAAAATGTCAAACATTTTACTCCAATTAACCATCATAGGTGTTGGGTgtaacttttacaaaactttgtaGTTAAAAAGAAATTAGGACATCTGATACTACCTGTTGTTGAAAATAGGGAAATGTACTTTCTGATTTACATAAAACGAAAAGTTTTAACCTTTATCTGTTTATCTTAAAAGCTGTCAACCAAAATCTATATGTTTTGTAAACTCTACCAATTTATTTATCACCAACATATATCTTCATCTTTATTTTGTAAAGTTTGTCAACATGTGGGGTTCAAACCAAACTTTCAACAATgaattttcaaacaataaaaattattaaCTATATATGTAATGTAATATGGCCTTTcctcaaaatttataaatattcttGTCTACCaaccttagttttttttattgaccaatagatcaattttatttttttgattcccaaaaaatttgtcattttagtcTCATAAATTTAGTTCacctataaaatgtttagggAAGTTTTTAAGTCTATGGTCGactgtttaaataaaatataatattcatgatTCAGGTGGGGGATATTTAGGATATTACCAGGTCATACAAAGACgagaaatataaacaaacaaaattcttGGGAAAACTGctgaaatacaaaatattcaGTTATCTGGAATTCATTTGTCACCGCCCTCTCTTCAAAAAAGAACTCCAACctttttctgaaaatttgaagaaaaataaaaactgaaaaaaaattcagttaaaaTTCAGCAACTAAAATTAACTAGTCTTTACCATGCTACAACATAAAACATGCGTTAAAAAtcatatctataaaaaaaatattgaattgcaaacatttttaattaactttttgcAACAATTTTCTAGAATTGTAATTTTGGAGTTACATCCCTTTGATTGAAACACAACTTTTGTATAgtagaaatattcaaaaatgTTTGCAAAATCAATTTCTACAACAAATCTAGATTGACCAAAGaaagtttataacatttttgaatttaaagaaaacattcaAAGAACAAATAGTTATAGTTTTTTCTCTCCATAAAACTTCAGACATATGACTGAGTGAAATCTAAACGTTTTGTgagaaaaaaacacttttcaaaaAACTGCACCTTTGATTAACAAATGTGATAAACTTTCTAAAATTCCATACTAGTCTTTCAGTGCCAATTATGTGGACTAACCTTTCTTGATACTGGTTTGGGAGTTTCTCCTGCTTTCTTGGCTTGTTCTTGAATAGCCTTGAACTTCTCTACCATAGATTTGGCTGCGTCTTTCTCTGGCATACTTTCAGGGGTATCACTTTCTCCTTCTCTGGCCACTCCATACAAATGTTGTGGGTGACTTTCAAACACACTTGGCCTTCCTTGTTCCTGATATTGCCCAGGTAGGTCACCAGGTTGCACACTACTATTTACACCAGCGGGGGATTTGGGCGACATTGGGAAATCTCTAGGTGGAGTGAATTCTTTGTGTTTTGGTGAGGGTGTATTTTTTCCGCTACTTGTTTCGAGCTGTTTCCATTTAGAAACCATATTCTTTGCATAGCCTTCTTCTGGGAATTCAACATCTCCTGCTGATGCTTCTCCTTCTCGAGAGACATCGTCTCTAAGTTTTGGAGTGCTTTCTAAAATACCGCTCTCAGCCTGCCTGACCTCAACTTGTAAAGATGGCGTTGGAGTATTTTCAAATACACCTCCTTTATCTGGAGGTGGTGTAAATTCTTTCTTCCCTCTTGAGACAGGAGAAGTTTGTGTTTGTCCATACTGTTTAAATTTACTAGCCAGGTTTTTAGCCATACCACGTTCTGGTAACTCCTCTTCCTTGAATTCCATCCCGTCTGAACCTTTGACTATATCACCACGCTGTGTTGGTGTACTCTCTAGAACTCCTGCTACTGTTCTTCCATCAACATCATCCCTTGGTGGGGTCACCTCTTTATATTTGGGTTTGGGAGTAGAAGATGGTGAAGGGGACTTAGACGATTCTATTTCACGAAATTTGGCAGCAATATTTCTGGCTGCACCCTTTTCTGGCAATACTTCTTCCACTTGCACATCAGATTTAACAATTTCTTCTTTGCCTTCGGGACTGCTCTCAAAAATTCCACTTTCCGATTTACCTTCATATTTCGGAAGAACTGATCTTGGTTCACTGACATATTCCACTTTTCCTGTTTTATCTGGAGTTAACTCCCTTTTTCTCTCTGACACATGTGCCGTTCCTGCTTTATCACTAATCTCTTTGAAGCGGGATGCTAGATTTTTTGCTGTTCCTTTTTCCGGTAAAGCTTCCTCATTTTGCATGCCTGATCGAATTATATCTGGGAGATCCTCTGTTGGTTGGCTCTCAAAAATACCCGACTCCATTTTTCCTTCATATTTTTCCATGACAGAACGAGGCTCACTGACATATTCATATTTTGTGTTACGATCTGGTGTCAGTTCCCTTCGACCTTGATTTGATTCTCCTGATTGTGTTCCAATCTGCTTAAACCTTTCCATTATGCTTTTTGCAGATCCCTTTTCAGGTAGGGTCTCTTCTTGGGCATCATATGAGTGAACCACTCCTTCCTCACTCGTAGGTACATTCTCGAAAACACCCCCTTCGACTTTCTGGGGTTCATTTTCAATTCCTTTTTTTGGTTCGCTCACATATTCAACTTTTCCTGCAACTCTGGCTTCAGGTGGGGTTGACTCCCTCTTGTATGATTTAGTTGTAGTTTCAATCTGTTTAAATTTTTGCAATATGTTCTGAGCCGATCCGACTTCTGGCAATTCGGCTCCGATATCTTTATCACTTTCCCTTACCACGTCTGGATTTCTGACTGGTTCGTTTTCATATTCCCCACCTTCGGCACTGGCTATTTCCTCATGGACTGATTTCTTCCTTTCTCTAACAACTTCATCAGACTGGTTTGATTCTAATTTATTTCTAATTGAAGACATTTGATCGAAACTAACctgtaaagataaaaaaaaaatctcaaatctTTATGCTAAATTTACtctcatacatgtataataaattgtaaattcagaaattattgcatgcatttaatatTTAGATTTTCAAAGAACAAACAATAACAAGAATTTAACCATTGCGATTTCAGGAAAATTTGAATACAGATAACTGTATCAGTTATCAGAATGAAAGTTCTTACATTATTGTAAAACCCACCTATGAAATCACATTATACAAATTAATAATACCCTCACAATAGATTCTAAATTTACAGAAAAGCTGTCAATGAATAGATTATTGGATGACAATAATTCAAAAGCAGAACAGTTTCTGTCAATTGGATTAGAGCATCTATCTTCTCATGTTATAGTAAAACTTAGTAACCCATTCAAGTATATAAAGTATACATTCATAATTtatgttaaatttgattattgtaaattcagaaattattgcgtgcatttattattgcgattttgtaattttagacttaaatgcgattttatttttacaattttgagaaaaatctagttcaattcatataaaatatttaaaaatgtgagTGTAAATTATttcgtttacaactctgtcgcatttttcgcaataataaaaaccttgcaataatttctgattttacagtataAGAAAAAGGAAACGGTGGAAACAAATGGATATTATTTTCGACCTTGTGATAGGAAAATGACCATTTCATGATCTAACTATGATACCCCACGCACTGGTATCCAAAGGGACTAATAAACTGtattcagaaaaataacattGGAAATGAAAGCTCAAGTGATCTAAATTATTCAATTCTACTAAAAGTAAAGGGTCACCTATGTAAAACATGGTTTTCAATAATCTTATTATACTGTTGTAAAAGGTGTTTAGGAGACAACAAGAGCTGCTTAATATATTTCTGGGACCATGTTGACCCTGGATCAGTTCAGAAATGTTTTGATGCAAGTCCTAACATTTAAgatgtacttaaaaaaaaaagtgcatttttgcTGAGCAAACACATGTATATGTGCTTCAAATTGAGTATGAATGGCAGAATGCTTAATTTCTATATAAACTTGACAAAAACCCAAAACAAAGGAGCTGTGCTACTATTAATGTGCTTCAATAaaattaatggtaccaattttcttgaaccagatgcgcatttcgacaatacatgtctcttcagtgatgctcgtggccaaaatatttgaaatccaaagcttatataaaagatgaagagctataatccaaaaggtccaaaaagtatagccaaatccgtagaagaaatcagagctttgcatgagggagatacattccttaatttataataatttctatcattttgtaacagcaaattttaataacacaaaaaatccgtattttcatgccagtaccaaagtacAGGATTACAGTAAAGACTTCTACACAGAGCAAACCTTATTGcaagtttgtttgtttgaaatgtgTATCAATACGGATAGTGTGCCATAAACTTAGACACTATATCAATTCTTTCCCATTGATATATTTTGCTGACATAAGAACTTTTTCTCCCAGTTATTATCTAAAGCATGGAACTAGTGTATTATCAATTAATGATACTTATAATGTAGCTTTAATTAAATCAGTACAGTAATCAGTATATTTTTATTAAGGCATTTCTCACATAATCTGACAATGTTCATtacagtatttttattatttatcaatgGGGGAAAAAAATGACTGAGGtcacaagggaaataactccaaacATTCTTTATTGTTTTGCGTACCCAGTGGAATTAGGTATGAATGTTTGCACAAGAAGTGTGTAAACGAGAAAGAAGCACAATTTGACATCTTGGAAAGGGATGGATGGAATCTTAAGAATAGACAACAGTATGCACCTCTCAGAAACAGGATTCTTGCAATCTGACTGGTAAATCACACAACAGCATAATTAAACTATATACGTTGGGGTATAAAAAAGTAGTATCAAATGTGCACAGCAATGTAAAATGAtacatttctataaatttccAAGATTATATACAATACTATGCGTAACTTTTTTCAATACACTGATTTTGCTTGAGGTCAGGAAAAGTGACATAACTTTATTTACTTTTTGGGATAAACAAATTAGTAAAGGAAAACTCAGAGTACGTGCATTTTCAGTACATCCCTAATTACACTTAGGTAACTGAATAGTGCCCCAGTCGGGGTAAGGCAAAAAGAAGTGTACCTATGTGCATGATTCTGACACGTGTTAGTCATGTTTTCTGCGTGAAAAAAGGCTTGGTGTTCTATAAATTTTGCTTACCTCTTCTTCATTTTTATCTGACTCTCTGAACACGCCTTCATCAAATCCATTCTCTACTACACCActgaaaaataaatcaatgtttGAAACACACATGAAATATACATATGTGACAAGAGCTACATATGCTAGATAGTGATCATgaataaaatttatgtaaaaaattgaatctttgacTATCCGATAACTCAAATTTCTAAAATTGAGTCAATTCTGTGGACATGAATTCAACAGCTAtttctcttttatatttttgCTGCAATACTGACAGAGACTTCCAGCAACTTTTTAAATACCAAAATGCTAAAGATTTATCTTAAAATGGAAGACTATTGTTACAAACTTAGAATTTCAGACAAATAGCCAATGATACttaaatacttttttgtttgataCTTTATATTACATGTACTATGGAAGAATTTATTTTGGTCAGTTCCAAATCCCATTGATAAAAGAAAGACTGTTTAAATCGCATATATACagtaatttgtttacaaattCTGCACAGCAGCCAATcaaaaaattggaattttaagTTTCCtttgacatttaaatttatgAATCACAAAatattccagaaataaaaatctcaTTAGTATAATAATGAATCTTCAGtatacaaaattataataaagtTCTACAAAAACCTAGTTGACTTCATAAAGAaggctttatacatgtatactacaTTACATCAATGGTTCTTCATCACTAAGATTAATGCAGTCTCGACAAACTGACTGCACAAAATGTTGCATGATTGCAATACAAAGTGTGTTTTTGACTCTGCACTGTAGAAACTTAAACATGTTTAGTGCAGATACTTAATGAACTtgaaaatttattgtttattCTGAGGATCAGCCCTGCTAAAAGCTTAAGTTTGAAAAGTCAACTTAACTTGCTCAACACATATGATGGTGTGTCTAATTTTGCAGTAATAAAATAATGGTATGTTTGATTTTGTAATATAGTACATCACTACATTAATCATGGAAGTGTGTATGTTTGCAGTAAAGTATCCCATGAAGGACCTTAATTGAAATAAAcacatattgtattgtattattaaaTATGATATGACTCATATGCAATATGTTTTTTTCAGCATAAGCATGTTGTAAAATTCAAGGCTGAATTTGATAGTGGCTTTGTTGAACAGTAGATCAGCACAAAAAATGAATGTTTCAATTGACATGTCTTATTAAGTTTCTAAGATcacaataatttataatttaataaatgcatacttgaacataagaaaatgtagtatgattgccatttAGACATTTATTGTCCGAAGACCTAATTAGAATCTATGCAAATACAGGACATTacattgccttcaacaatgagcatatgTTAAGTTATCTATGAATCTATGACAAgatcaaaatcaaaaatcaaaaaaatcaaaagagaaaaGTTCAAAACAGCCCATTTAAGAAAATGATGTTTTCACATTTATGCAAATACCAACAAAAAAGCCTCAGTAACTAGGAGCGTATTGGTTTCATTTTAAACAATGTCATTGATTTCGAGTGTAAATGTAGTCGTGAAATCTGTTTAGTTTCAATATATATCATGGAAGTAAAGAACATACCTACATTTATGTCACGTTGTCATGGTAATGGTTGAATTAGTGTACTTTCTTAATCTCTTGTTACTTTTCTTGTTATGCAAGATGATACAACAATGCCTGCATGTTTCTTATACAGTTAGGTGTAACGGAGGAGTATGATAGCTgacaaaaaaagttttgtttttgttagctggtttttaaaaagttacaaaaataaagaatttattacaTTTAGACCCCTTAGCCATATTATGGCACACTTCTTTTTTTTCAACGGAAAAAGTGAAACATATAAAGAACATGGAGAAAACATTTAAATGAGAAATTCAAATCTAGATGCTTTCTGTGTGTTGCTGGGTCACTGTCTTAATTACATTTCTCCTCAATCTTCTGTTATGATCATTATAACTTACCTTTGACTTGAAGTTACTGAGCCTCCAGTTCCTGAAagtataaaaatatcaaaattttagttATTGACATGATTTTTAATCATTAGGCTACTGTAATGAGGCAACTTAAATTATTTCAATGCAGACATATTGTAGAAAAGCAATGGTACATATCTAATTTAAATCTTGTCCTCAATTACTATGCGCATAATATGTGTGCAACTGGACATTAATTAAGTAACAATCAATCATGTTTTTCTATCTTTGTACACATTATAATCATGAGCAAGCCAACAATCAAATTACTCCCAAAATGACTTTACATTTGTGTGTTGATTGTTATCGAcccaaaattaaaacttgataatgatctgtataagtttcatatcatttggttgaggcaaactaaagttagagaacggaagcCAACTTTAGGGCATACAGACGGAAATaattactaagtttcaagttgattggacttcaacttcatcaaaaattacctggaccaaaaacttttaaccaaaactttaacctgtaacgggacagacggacgaacgtaCGGAGGGACAAACTGAcagacggaggcacagaccagaaaacataatgcccaaaaATGGGacataataaatggggcataaaaattatgaGCTGTTGATCACCTACCAGAAGTTTGAAATTTCCACAAATccttttcacaaaatttactccCAGAATGCAATTGTCCAACATAATGTTGGTACCAGTTTTCTTTcgaaattgacattttaaaaaacCATACATTTCCAAAATC
Above is a window of Mytilus galloprovincialis chromosome 7, xbMytGall1.hap1.1, whole genome shotgun sequence DNA encoding:
- the LOC143083541 gene encoding uncharacterized protein LOC143083541 isoform X3, producing the protein MSQFDALLDFNDTSSGDGTVKKSTDFDPFGPSPTLDAKGSSDGDLLGDFGFTGQASVTTNGNGQSVNPLYELSMDQGFSTSESNNLIMSEEIDVSQKSTKSSNPLYDFENNDSTEPSANPLYDLSAGETNGHDVDLLGTGISVVTDDSGVTMETEASNEGDNLLLNTGDSLKFEVRRDESHESMNGISDEDSELVEKFNEAEHREILQKQTESLAQGSDVIREQTEITFDDQPGILITQEEDQLIETKEDPVEVGDQLVETSQDLVEVGDQLAETSQDLVEVGDQLVETSQDLVEVGDQNEPEVIEDVQNDQDITEETEEIVEITQQEVAADTQTEPEVPQYSEEFVETAEQEEDLNQNNQPDPVEVVPDTYEIVSDTVEVVTQEEELQEHEVELQEQEVIPTEEFENRTSSSSLEEQVTYKSTSFISLRVTPVKETTSTTKTTTVTEKTQGTGGSVTSSQSGVVENGFDEGVFRESDKNEEEVSFDQMSSIRNKLESNQSDEVVRERKKSVHEEIASAEGGEYENEPVRNPDVVRESDKDIGAELPEVGSAQNILQKFKQIETTTKSYKRESTPPEARVAGKVEYVSEPKKGIENEPQKVEGGVFENVPTSEEGVVHSYDAQEETLPEKGSAKSIMERFKQIGTQSGESNQGRRELTPDRNTKYEYVSEPRSVMEKYEGKMESGIFESQPTEDLPDIIRSGMQNEEALPEKGTAKNLASRFKEISDKAGTAHVSERKRELTPDKTGKVEYVSEPRSVLPKYEGKSESGIFESSPEGKEEIVKSDVQVEEVLPEKGAARNIAAKFREIESSKSPSPSSTPKPKYKEVTPPRDDVDGRTVAGVLESTPTQRGDIVKGSDGMEFKEEELPERGMAKNLASKFKQYGQTQTSPVSRGKKEFTPPPDKGGVFENTPTPSLQVEVRQAESGILESTPKLRDDVSREGEASAGDVEFPEEGYAKNMVSKWKQLETSSGKNTPSPKHKEFTPPRDFPMSPKSPAGVNSSVQPGDLPGQYQEQGRPSVFESHPQHLYGVAREGESDTPESMPEKDAAKSMVEKFKAIQEQAKKAGETPKPVSRKDSTDSGSSPVETSTKMFESSTESPKKGSFVPVQLEKCAACQKTVYAVEKLEMNKHIYHRACFKCSHCKCVLTAKTFSMNEGIIFCTNHFKQLFARKGNYDEGFGRQQYKKKWVAGESNEEQ
- the LOC143083541 gene encoding uncharacterized protein LOC143083541 isoform X2 translates to MSAEEVEETMSQFDALLDFNDTSSGDGTVKKSTDFDPFGPSPTLDAKGSSDGDLLGDFGFTGQASVTTNGNGQSVNPLYELSMDQGFSTSESNNLIMSEEIDVSQKSTKSSNPLYDFENNDSTEPSANPLYDLSAGETNGHDVDLLGTGISVVTDDSGVTMETEASNEGDNLLLNTGDSLKFEVRRDESHESMNGISDEDSELVEKFNEAEHREILQKQTESLAQGSDVIREQTEITFDDQPGILITQEEDQLIETKEDPVEVGDQLVETSQDLVEVGDQLAETSQDLVEVGDQLVETSQDLVEVGDQNEPEVIEDVQNDQDITEETEEIVEITQQEVAADTQTEPEVPQYSEEFVETAEQEEDLNQNNQPDPVEVVPDTYEIVSDTVEVVTQEEELQEHEVELQEQEVIPTEEFENRTSSSSLEEQVTYKSTSFISLRVTPVKETTSTTKTTTVTEKTQGTGGSVTSSQSGVVENGFDEGVFRESDKNEEEVSFDQMSSIRNKLESNQSDEVVRERKKSVHEEIASAEGGEYENEPVRNPDVVRESDKDIGAELPEVGSAQNILQKFKQIETTTKSYKRESTPPEARVAGKVEYVSEPKKGIENEPQKVEGGVFENVPTSEEGVVHSYDAQEETLPEKGSAKSIMERFKQIGTQSGESNQGRRELTPDRNTKYEYVSEPRSVMEKYEGKMESGIFESQPTEDLPDIIRSGMQNEEALPEKGTAKNLASRFKEISDKAGTAHVSERKRELTPDKTGKVEYVSEPRSVLPKYEGKSESGIFESSPEGKEEIVKSDVQVEEVLPEKGAARNIAAKFREIESSKSPSPSSTPKPKYKEVTPPRDDVDGRTVAGVLESTPTQRGDIVKGSDGMEFKEEELPERGMAKNLASKFKQYGQTQTSPVSRGKKEFTPPPDKGGVFENTPTPSLQVEVRQAESGILESTPKLRDDVSREGEASAGDVEFPEEGYAKNMVSKWKQLETSSGKNTPSPKHKEFTPPRDFPMSPKSPAGVNSSVQPGDLPGQYQEQGRPSVFESHPQHLYGVAREGESDTPESMPEKDAAKSMVEKFKAIQEQAKKAGETPKPVSRKDSTDSGSSPVETSTKPKKGSFVPVQLEKCAACQKTVYAVEKLEMNKHIYHRACFKCSHCKCVLTAKTFSMNEGIIFCTNHFKQLFARKGNYDEGFGRQQYKKKWVAGESNEEQ
- the LOC143083541 gene encoding uncharacterized protein LOC143083541 isoform X1, with protein sequence MSAEEVEETMSQFDALLDFNDTSSGDGTVKKSTDFDPFGPSPTLDAKGSSDGDLLGDFGFTGQASVTTNGNGQSVNPLYELSMDQGFSTSESNNLIMSEEIDVSQKSTKSSNPLYDFENNDSTEPSANPLYDLSAGETNGHDVDLLGTGISVVTDDSGVTMETEASNEGDNLLLNTGDSLKFEVRRDESHESMNGISDEDSELVEKFNEAEHREILQKQTESLAQGSDVIREQTEITFDDQPGILITQEEDQLIETKEDPVEVGDQLVETSQDLVEVGDQLAETSQDLVEVGDQLVETSQDLVEVGDQNEPEVIEDVQNDQDITEETEEIVEITQQEVAADTQTEPEVPQYSEEFVETAEQEEDLNQNNQPDPVEVVPDTYEIVSDTVEVVTQEEELQEHEVELQEQEVIPTEEFENRTSSSSLEEQVTYKSTSFISLRVTPVKETTSTTKTTTVTEKTQGTGGSVTSSQSGVVENGFDEGVFRESDKNEEEVSFDQMSSIRNKLESNQSDEVVRERKKSVHEEIASAEGGEYENEPVRNPDVVRESDKDIGAELPEVGSAQNILQKFKQIETTTKSYKRESTPPEARVAGKVEYVSEPKKGIENEPQKVEGGVFENVPTSEEGVVHSYDAQEETLPEKGSAKSIMERFKQIGTQSGESNQGRRELTPDRNTKYEYVSEPRSVMEKYEGKMESGIFESQPTEDLPDIIRSGMQNEEALPEKGTAKNLASRFKEISDKAGTAHVSERKRELTPDKTGKVEYVSEPRSVLPKYEGKSESGIFESSPEGKEEIVKSDVQVEEVLPEKGAARNIAAKFREIESSKSPSPSSTPKPKYKEVTPPRDDVDGRTVAGVLESTPTQRGDIVKGSDGMEFKEEELPERGMAKNLASKFKQYGQTQTSPVSRGKKEFTPPPDKGGVFENTPTPSLQVEVRQAESGILESTPKLRDDVSREGEASAGDVEFPEEGYAKNMVSKWKQLETSSGKNTPSPKHKEFTPPRDFPMSPKSPAGVNSSVQPGDLPGQYQEQGRPSVFESHPQHLYGVAREGESDTPESMPEKDAAKSMVEKFKAIQEQAKKAGETPKPVSRKDSTDSGSSPVETSTKMFESSTESPKKGSFVPVQLEKCAACQKTVYAVEKLEMNKHIYHRACFKCSHCKCVLTAKTFSMNEGIIFCTNHFKQLFARKGNYDEGFGRQQYKKKWVAGESNEEQ
- the LOC143083541 gene encoding uncharacterized protein LOC143083541 isoform X5; this translates as MSAEEVEETMSQFDALLDFNDTSSGDGTVKKSTDFDPFGPSPTLDAKGSSDGDLLGDFGFTGQASVTTNGNGQSVNPLYELSMDQGFSTSESNNLIMSEEIDVSQKSTKSSNPLYDFENNDSTEPSANPLYDLSAGETNGHDVDLLGTGISVVTDDSGVTMETEASNEGDNLLLNTGDSLKFEVRRDESHESMNGISDEDSELVEKFNEAEHREILQKQTESLAQGSDVIREQTEITFDDQPGILITQEEDQLIETKEDPVEVGDQLVETSQDLVEVGDQLAETSQDLVEVGDQLVETSQDLVEVGDQNEPEVIEDVQNDQDITEETEEIVEITQQEVAADTQTEPEVPQYSEEFVETAEQEEDLNQNNQPDPVEVVPDTYEIVSDTVEVVTQEEELQEHEVELQEQEVIPTEEFENRTSSSSLEEQKETTSTTKTTTVTEKTQGTGGSVTSSQSGVVENGFDEGVFRESDKNEEEVSFDQMSSIRNKLESNQSDEVVRERKKSVHEEIASAEGGEYENEPVRNPDVVRESDKDIGAELPEVGSAQNILQKFKQIETTTKSYKRESTPPEARVAGKVEYVSEPKKGIENEPQKVEGGVFENVPTSEEGVVHSYDAQEETLPEKGSAKSIMERFKQIGTQSGESNQGRRELTPDRNTKYEYVSEPRSVMEKYEGKMESGIFESQPTEDLPDIIRSGMQNEEALPEKGTAKNLASRFKEISDKAGTAHVSERKRELTPDKTGKVEYVSEPRSVLPKYEGKSESGIFESSPEGKEEIVKSDVQVEEVLPEKGAARNIAAKFREIESSKSPSPSSTPKPKYKEVTPPRDDVDGRTVAGVLESTPTQRGDIVKGSDGMEFKEEELPERGMAKNLASKFKQYGQTQTSPVSRGKKEFTPPPDKGGVFENTPTPSLQVEVRQAESGILESTPKLRDDVSREGEASAGDVEFPEEGYAKNMVSKWKQLETSSGKNTPSPKHKEFTPPRDFPMSPKSPAGVNSSVQPGDLPGQYQEQGRPSVFESHPQHLYGVAREGESDTPESMPEKDAAKSMVEKFKAIQEQAKKAGETPKPVSRKDSTDSGSSPVETSTKMFESSTESPKKGSFVPVQLEKCAACQKTVYAVEKLEMNKHIYHRACFKCSHCKCVLTAKTFSMNEGIIFCTNHFKQLFARKGNYDEGFGRQQYKKKWVAGESNEEQ